Proteins from one Dromiciops gliroides isolate mDroGli1 chromosome 6, mDroGli1.pri, whole genome shotgun sequence genomic window:
- the CCS gene encoding copper chaperone for superoxide dismutase, which yields MASAVAAAAAAAAAGAAPTAPAPVGNSKTACTLEFAVQLSCQSCVDSVQTSLRGVTGIQDMEVHLENQSVLVTTTLPSQEVQGLLESTGCQAVLKGMGSNMHQNLGAAVAMIGQPGSVQGVVRFLQVSPKHCLIEGTIDGLEPGLHGLHVHEYGDLTQNCASCGDHFNPDGMPHGGPKDTHRHLGDLGNVYANVDGRASFRIEDEQLKVWDIIGRSLVIDAGEDDLGQGGHPLSKVTGNSGERLACGIIARSAGLFQNPKQICSCDGLTIWEERGRPLAGEGRKKPAQTPAHL from the exons ATGGCTTCTGCTGtggctgcggcggcggcggcggcggcggcgggggcggcTCCGACTGCGCCTGCGCCAGTCGGAAACAGCAAGACAGCGTGCACG CTGGAGTTCGCTGTGCAACTGAGCTGCCAGAGCTGCGTGGACTCCGTGCAGACATCCCTACGTGGCGTGACAG GTATCCAGGACATGGAGGTGCACCTGGAAAATCAGAGCGTCCTCGTGACCACCACCTTGCCCAGCCAGGAAGTGCAGGGTCTTCTGGAGAGCACAGGGTGCCAGGCGGTGCTCAAGGGAATGGGCAGCAACATGCATC AAAACCTGGGAGCAGCAGTGGCCATGATTGGGCAGCCTGGGTCCGTGCAGGGAGTCGTGCGCTTCTTGCAAGTGTCCCCCAAACACTGCCTCATCGAGGGTACCATCGATGGCCTGGAGCCTGGGCTGCATGGCCTCCACGTCCATGAGTATGGGGACTTGACCCAGAACTGTGCCAG CTGTGGAGACCACTTCAACCCTGATGGAATGCCCCATGGCGGCCCCAAGGACACCCACCGG CACCTGGGAGATCTGGGGAACGTCTATGCTAATGTCGACGGGAGAGCATCCTTCAGGATAGAGGATGAACAACTCAAG GTGTGGGACATCATTGGTCGCAGCCTGGTCATTGATGCAGGTGAAGATGACCTGGGTCAAGGAGGACACCCGCTTTCCAAGGTCACTGGAAACTCTGGAGAGAG GCTAGCCTGCGGCATCATTGCCCGCTCTGCCGGCCTCTTCCAGAACCCCAAGCAGATCTGCTCCTGCGATGGCCTCACCATCTGGGAAGAGCGGGGACGGCCCCTCGCTGGTGAGGGGCGGAAGAAGCCTGCACAAACCCCTGCTCACCTTTGA